The DNA region TTAAATAAATTTAATAAGGATTACAGCAGTTTAACCAGTACTTTGGATAGATGGGTAACCTTTTTAAATAGGGCCTATGAGATAGATGTAAATAAAATACCAGAAGAGCTAGCAGTAGACAAGGAAATAAGGAAGGCACTTGAAAAACTTGATATTATGTATCTGGATAGTGAAGAAAGAGAAATATATGAGAATGACCTAAAGGCTATGAGAGATTATAAGGCGGGACTTAAGACTGCTGAGAGAAAAGGCATAAAAAAGGGAAAAATTGAAGTGGCAAAAAGCTTATTAAAAATGGGATTGAGTATAGAACAAATAGCATCAGGGACTGGGCTTACAGTTGGAGAAATTAGAAAATTGTAAAGTTATTCTTTAATTAAAATGAAAACAGCTTATATCAATAAATTTGAATATAAGCTGTTTTTATCAGAAGTAAATAGCATTATTTAATTATGTTCACTTTGTGTTCTTTTCTTGCAGGGGCTTTAGCATTTTCAGATGCAGCATAACCTAGAGCAATGGAGTTTATTGGATTGTAACGTTCAGGTATTCCAAGTTCCTTTTTAAAATCAGCATTGTTTCCATTTCCGAATATGAAGGGCATACTGCCTATCCAGCAAGTACCTAAGCCAATAGCTTTAGCTGCAAGTAACATGTTTTCAGTGGCAGCTGCGGTATCAGCCTCAGTATTAGTAGCCTTAACATTTCCAGATATAATTATAGCTGTAGGTGCATTGTAAAATACTTTATATTTATCATTGTTTGCCATACTCTTTAATTGATCAATATTAGACTTAGCAAAAGTATTTTTTGCAGTTTGAGTAAATTTTTTAAGTAATTCAGCATTTTGTACAACAGTAAAGTGCCAGGATTGAAGATTTAAAGTTTAAAGATGATAAAGATGTAAATAGTAAATTTGCCAGAATTAAAAATAATTTTATATATTCTAAATTGTTAACTATGATGGAAAGTACCTGCTATAGAGAAGGAATAGAATTGTTAAAGGTACATCCTACTTATACAAGTAAAATAGGATTATATAAATACTGTCATCAGTATGGAATGCTAGTACATAACGGAGCAGCTATGGTTATAGCAAGAAGAAGCTATAAATTCAAAGAACTGATTCCACAAATATTGATAGATAAATATATAGATTTAAAATATAAAGATAAATTTAATTACTATCACGAATGGAAAAAGTGTCAATGATAGATGAAAATATTAAAAAGAAAGATGAGGTGAAAAAACCTGATTGTTGGATAGTGAATAGGAAGAAATTATTAGGATTAACAGCTTAGTATTAACTTTAAAATAGATAATAAACTGCATAAGTACACCTAGTAGGAAAGGCTTATGTGGATATAGTATATTTTAGGGGCTAGTAACACTGGCAATTCTGTTGGACTTTATAAGGATATGAAATATTAAATTATAAAGGCAGTTTAGTAATAGATATATGGAATTTTAATACGAGAGTATTAACCTCAGTAGTTGAATCCTGTGATACTACCACTTTATTTAGTCGGTGAAGTGAAAAATTATATCAAGTAGTATAAGTTACTATTTGTTATGATTTTAGAAATCAGGAACCTATTTATATAACAAAAAATGGGGAGGGTGACATTGTTGTTATGAGCATTGAAGCCTTTGAAAAAAGAAATCAAATATTGAAGTTACGTTCAAAGATAGAAATATCAGAGCAATCCAGATTATCTGGTGAGGCTACTGTTTCTTTAGAAGAAGCTAAAAAACGTCTCCGGGAAAAGTTAAATGGCTAAATTTAGACTTGAAATATTAGCACCTGCATGGAGGGAATTAGATGAAATAGCAAGATTATAGAATGCTTGTATGTGACAAATATGTATGTATTTACAGGCTGATTGGAGAGATTGTATATGTTTATCATATAGCACCTTGGGCAACAGAGTATTCTAATCTACTTAGATAAAAACAGCTTATATCAATAAAATTTACATACAAGCTGTTTTTATCATTAAACTTTATTGTATTTTTTTATAAAATTATTTAAAGTCCTAAAAAAATCATTATTTTGTGTATTCAGCAAAGAAAGATTTACTGCAACTGAACGGCCATTTCTCCTGTGAAATCTTAACATGTAATTTGTGGAAAAGCCAATCATTGAAGGATTTACTACAAGTTGAGTATATTTTTCCTGATTAACGCCTTCCAATTCATCCCATTTAATAAATACATTAAAGAATATAAAACTCTGAATTTTAATGCCTTCTTCAGAAATCTCTACAATAGGTCTTGTGTCAACTGCTTTTAAAAGTGTTGTGATTCCCAATATCGCCAAAATAATTATTATAGTTCTAAATATAATTGCAGCTGAATCAGTAATCATATCAGGGTCATTTAAAAGTCTTGTACAAATTAAGTATATTAATCCCCATGAAAATATTGATAAAATGGCACAGGTTATTCTTTTAGAATAATAAGATTTAGATTGCATAAAAAATTTCCCCTTTAACATTGATATATTAACATTACTGTTCAAAAATATTATCTCATAAATTAACTGTAATTGAAATGTTTGGTATAGTATTTTTAATAATATATACCAATTATAGTATTTTAAATTAGAATAATGCAACAATATATCAAGTTAATGATATACCTAATAATTGACAATCTGTTTCAAAAGATCCAGAAAATGATCTATATGAAATTGGTGTTTATATATCTAAAGAACTTCTAGAACCTAAAACTGCAAAAAAAGTTGTCTCAAAAATTGCTAAAGGAATTAGTACTTTAGAGGATATGCCATTAAGAAATGTATTAGTAGCTGATGATATATTGTCATATAAGTGTATTGGAAAAATTATGGTAGACAACTATATAGTATTTTACATTGTCAATGAAGAAAGCAAAACAGTTACAATTATTAGAATATTATATGGCAGAAGAAATTGGATAAATTTGTTGTAAAGTGTTTAGGTCGTCTTTAATTTATTCAAGGTAAATTGATAAATCTATAAGATAAAACTCCTATTATACATATAGTTAACATAGATTAACTATATGTATAATAAATTAATCCCAGGAGGTGAAATTTTTCGCAAGAATTCAGTTATTTTAAAAGTTTTGTGGAGAGGATTTTATGAATGAGATATTACTAATTGCACCCTACGACGGCTTAAAACAACTAGCTGGAAAAATAAAAAAGTCAATTAGCATACCCTTTTCAGTTGTAGCTGGGAACTTGGATCAGGGGGTTGATGAAGTGGAAAAGAAAATAAAAGAAGGAACAAAAATTCTAGTGAGCAGAGGTGGAACAGCAAAATATTTAAGAAAGAAATTTGACCTTCAGGTTATAGATATTCCCGTAACTTCTTTCGATATATTAAGAGCCATAAGCAGCATCAGCAGTAAAGGCTACAAAAAAATTGCCTTTGTAACAACCTCAAATATCATATTTAAAAGAGATTATTTTAACAAAATTCTTGATGTAACCTTAGATTTTGAATGCTGCAGTAAAGTAAGTGAAATCCCAGGTAAGGTTGAGTATCTAATAAATAATAAAGGTGTAGATGCCATTGCAGGAGATGTTATAGCTACCAGGGAAGCTTTAAGAAAAGGTATACATGGTGAACTGTTGGAATCTGGTGAGGAGTCTGTTGTACAGGCATTAGTTCAAGCAAAGGAAATATTGGAACTTACTTTAAAAGAGAAGGCAAGAGCAAAGAAATTTGAAATTATATTAAACATGGTAAGAGAGGGAATTGTTACTGTAGATCCAAAGGATAATATAACGGTATATAATTCTTCCGCAGAAAAAATATTAGCATATTCTAAAGAAAAAGTACTGGGGAACAATATAAATAAATGTTTACCTAAAAATATTATAAATAAGCTCAGTGAAAAAAATAAAGAGGAAAATATAGTTACTGATATAGGTGGAAAAAAGATATTATTTAATAAAGTTCCTATATGTATTGAACATAAGCTTTGTGATACAGTTATGATACTGGAGGAGACCTCCAATATAGAAAAACTTGAACTAAAGATAAGAAAGAATTTAAGTGAAAAGGGTTTTGTGGCTAAGCATACCTTTGCTGATATTATAGGCAGCAGTAATGAAATTATAAGGATTAAGAATCAAGCAGCTAAATTTGCCAAATCTGAGGGTACAATATTGATTCATGGTGAGACTGGCACAGGAAAAGAACTATTTGCACAAAGTATTCATAATGAAAGCAGAAGAATAAATATGCCCTTTGTATCTGTAAACTGCGCAGCTTTAAGCGAAACTTTACTGGAAAGCGAACTCTTTGGATATGAGGAAGGAACCTTTACTGGAGCACTGAAAGGTGGAAAGAAGGGATTATTTGAATTAGCTCACGGAGGAACTCTGTTTCTGGATGAAATTGGTGAAATATCTCTTGGCTTCCAGTCAAAATTGTTGAGAGTACTTCAGGAAAAAGAAATAAGAAAAATAGGTGGAGATAAGGTTATACCAATTAATGTACGAATAATATGTGCCACCAATAGAAATCTTTTAGAGGAAATAGAAAAGGGAAATTTTAGAGAAGATTTATATTATAGAATTACCTCCCTTGAATTGGAATTATTACCTCTCAGGCTAAGAAAAAAAGATATTATACCCATGGCTGTTTCATTTCTGAAAGAGGAATGCATTAGAGAAAATAAAAAAATATATTGGAAGGATGATAATATTTTTAAATGTCTTATGCATTGCAAATGGCAGGGGAATGCAAGAGAACTTAGAAACCTTATGGAAGCACTTGTAATATGCTGTGAAGGCAGTGAACTTCGGGAAGAGTTTGTACTAGAAATGTTAAATTCCAAGAGAAAAAGGAAACTTGTTAAAAGAGAAATAAAGATAAATTTATCAAACAATCTAAAGGAAATGGAAAGTGA from Clostridium pasteurianum BC1 includes:
- a CDS encoding sigma-54-dependent Fis family transcriptional regulator — translated: MNEILLIAPYDGLKQLAGKIKKSISIPFSVVAGNLDQGVDEVEKKIKEGTKILVSRGGTAKYLRKKFDLQVIDIPVTSFDILRAISSISSKGYKKIAFVTTSNIIFKRDYFNKILDVTLDFECCSKVSEIPGKVEYLINNKGVDAIAGDVIATREALRKGIHGELLESGEESVVQALVQAKEILELTLKEKARAKKFEIILNMVREGIVTVDPKDNITVYNSSAEKILAYSKEKVLGNNINKCLPKNIINKLSEKNKEENIVTDIGGKKILFNKVPICIEHKLCDTVMILEETSNIEKLELKIRKNLSEKGFVAKHTFADIIGSSNEIIRIKNQAAKFAKSEGTILIHGETGTGKELFAQSIHNESRRINMPFVSVNCAALSETLLESELFGYEEGTFTGALKGGKKGLFELAHGGTLFLDEIGEISLGFQSKLLRVLQEKEIRKIGGDKVIPINVRIICATNRNLLEEIEKGNFREDLYYRITSLELELLPLRLRKKDIIPMAVSFLKEECIRENKKIYWKDDNIFKCLMHCKWQGNARELRNLMEALVICCEGSELREEFVLEMLNSKRKRKLVKREIKINLSNNLKEMESEILRTLLNNYNGDRDRLCKDLSISKTTLWRKLSFSSKDKL